One genomic segment of Helianthus annuus cultivar XRQ/B chromosome 14, HanXRQr2.0-SUNRISE, whole genome shotgun sequence includes these proteins:
- the LOC110868914 gene encoding protein disulfide isomerase-like 1-4 gives MAAPKSLLLSLSILLLIISTASSKQPQDLEEEEDLSFLEEAEHDDTESHHHGYDDHDFENYDDLDDFATGEGEYEDSESVLEAEIDESDVVVLTASNFSDFVEKNRYVMVEFYATWCGHCMALKPEYAAAATELKAEEVVLAKVDAGEETELAQKYNVEGYPTLFLFVDGVHKPYNGARNKDAIVSWVKKKTGPGLHNVMTVEEAERILASESPIVVGYVENLAGPDSEELAAASKQEDEVSFYQTSNADVAKLFHINPQGKRPALVLLKNEDEKVSHFGGQFTRSEVAEFVYKNRHPLVIYFTRASASSVFENPIKNQVILFTTLNDTEKFLPMFQEAAKDFTGKVLFVYVPMDEEDAGKPVAEYFGIDGDAPRVIAFTGNEDSRKFFLDDELTLNNIKSFGENFLQDNLKPFYKSDPIPETNDGDVKIVVGNSFDEIVLDESKDVLLEIYASWCGHCQALEPTYNKLAKHLRGIDSLVIAKMDGTTNEHPRAKSDGYPTLLFFPAGNKSFDPITVDTDRTVKAFYKFLKQHAAIPFKLQKPESTQKPESTQKTESTQDSSNKDLKDEL, from the exons ATGGCAGCTCCAAAATCACTCCTACTTTCATTATCAATCCTACTATTAATCATCTCCACAGCTTCCTCCAAACAACCTCAAGATctcgaagaagaagaagatctcAGTTTCCTAGAAGAAGCCGAACACGACGACACCGAATCACACCACCACGGTTACGATGACCACGATTTCGAGAACTACGATGATCTGGATGATTTCGCAACCGGAGAGGGAGAATACGAGGATTCTGAATCGGTATTGGAAGCTGAGATCGATGAGAGTGATGTGGTGGTGTTGACGGCGTCTAATTTTAGTGATTTTGTGGAGAAAAATAGGTATGTGATGGTGGAGTTTTACGCGACGTGGTGTGGACATTGTATGGCGTTGAAACCGGAATATGCGGCGGCGGCGACGGAGTTGAAGGCGGAGGAGGTGGTGCTGGCGAAGGTGGATGCCGGTGAGGAGACTGAGTTGGCTCAGAAGTATAATGTTGAAGGGTATCCTACTTTGTTCTTGTTTGTTGATGGTGTTCATAAGCCCTATAATGGTGCCAGAAATAA GGATGCAATTGTGAGTTGGGTGAAGAAGAAGACCGGTCCCGGTCTACACAATGTAATGACGGTTGAGGAAGCTGAACGGATATTGGCCAGCGAGTCACCCATAGTTGTGGGTTATGTTGAAAATCTGGCG GGTCCAGATAGTGAAGAACTTGCTGCAGCTTCAAAACAGGAAGATGAAGTAAGCTTCTACCAAACATCCAATGCTGATGTGGCAAAGCTTTTCCACATCAATCCACAAGGGAAACGTCCAGCTCTGGTCTTGTTAAAGAATGAAGATGAAAAAGTTAGCCACTTTG GAGGTCAGTTCACGAGATCAGAAGTGGCAGAGTTTGTGTATAAGAACAGGCATCCTTTGGTGATTTACTTCACTCGTGCAAGTGCTTCCTCAGTATTCGAGAACCCAATCAAGAATCAG GTGATCCTTTTTACTACTTTGAATGATACCGAGAAGTTCCTTCCCATGTTCCAAGAGGCAGCAAAAGATTTTACGGGAAAG GTGCTTTTTGTGTATGTTCCAATGGATGAAGAAGATGCTGGTAAACCAGTTGCCGAATACTTTGGCATTGACGGAGATGCCCCGAGG GTTATTGCCTTCACTGGAAATGAGGATTCTAGAAAGTTCTTTTTGGATGATGAATTGACTTTGAATAACATCAAG TCGTTTGGTGAAAATTTTCTACAAGACAACCTCAAGCCCTTCTACAAGTCTGATCCAATTCCAGAGACT AATGATGGGGATGTAAAAATAGTAGTTGGTAACAGCTTTGATGAAATAGTTTTGGATGAATCAAAGGACGTTCTTCTAGAG ATATACGCTTCATGGTGTGGCCATTGCCAAGCACTCGAACCAACTTACAATAAACTTGCAAAACATCTACGTGGCATTGATTCCTTAGTTATTGCCAAAATGGATGGAACCACAAATGAACACCCTCGAGCTAAG TCTGATGGGTACCCGACACTTCTTTTCTTTCCTGCTGGCAATAAGAGCTTTGACCCG ATCACAGTAGATACAGACAGAACAGTGAAAGCTTTCTACAAGTTCCTCAAGCAGCATGCCGCAATCCCTTTTAAGCTCCAAAAACCGGAGTCAACTCAAAAACCCGAGTCAACACAGAAAACCGAGTCGACTCAGGATAGCAGCAATAAAGATCTGAAGGATGAATTATGA
- the LOC110868901 gene encoding DNA-directed RNA polymerases IV and V subunit 2, protein MDLSEDFLDDFCKKASTSFFRQYGLLSHQINSYNEFIKTGIQNVFDSLGEINVQPEFDPSGNETVRRCATVKLGKVNLERPRFWAGENFSTETGTEYLILLPKHARLQNITYSSRMSVQLQYQVYTQEMDKSGIPETEQEHVSNKIILEDNREITIGRLPVMVKSDLCWMSDMKKGDCDFDYGGYFLIKGAEKTFIAQEKTCLKRLWLVNNPIWTVKYRSVIGKERVYVKLVDSRIRGGGKVITVFLFSSIEIPIWLLFFALGVTSDKEVIDLIDTDCKDNTIVNTLLASIYAADQKSKDFRNEGKAFSILSNELKEKWTYTPKQAFKDCIEETLFPKLRGFNRKARFLGYMVKCLLEAYTGRRKVDDRDSFRSKRVELAGELLEREVRVHLKHAVRRMTKALQRDLYGERPLHPIEHYLDASVVTNGLSRAFSTGAWVHPYKRMERISGVVAHLRRANPTQMMADMRRTRQQVQYTGRVGDARYPHPSHWGRVCYMTTPDGENCGLVKNLASTGIVSVNIQVNLLDMLMKSGMEELVDDNSISIGKKHKVFVNGDWVGICANAASLVADFRSKRRKKEVHHQVEIKLDDKNGEVRIFSDAGRIMRPLLLVEGLKNIKLLESGDYSFQSLIDNGIVELIGSEEEEDCYTAWGIKHLFHNTETNAPKYTHCELDMSFLLSFSCGIIPFANHDHAKRVLFQSQKHSQQAIGYSTTNPNIRVDTLAHNLFYPQKPLFKTVLSDCLGTPKYSNGQGLQSRDEYYNGQCAIVAVNVHLGYNQEDSLVMNRASLERGMFRSEHVRSYKAEIYNTESFGKKAKFEDNIVFGKVQSKIGRVDKLEEDGFPYVGARLESGDIVIGKHAESGGDHSIKLKHGEKGSVQKVVISANDDGKNFATVSLRQVRSPSLGDKFSSMHGQKGVLGYLESQENFPFTIQGIVPDVVINPHAFPSRQTPGQLLEAALGKGIALGGSMRYATPFSTPSVEDITNQLHRCGFSRWGNERVYNGRTGEMVESLVFMGPTFYQKLVHMSEDKVKFRNIGPVHPLTRQPVADRKRFGGVKIGEMERDCIIAHGATANLYERLYTLCDASHMHICRKCNNMASVIQRSVPRGPKIRGPYCRFCESVEDVVKVNVPYGAKLICQELFSMGIAISFESELC, encoded by the exons ATGGACCTGAGTGAAGATTTTCTAGACGATTTCTGTAAAAAAGCATCAACATCTTTTTTCAGACAGTATGGTCTCTTAAGCCACCAGATTAACTCTTACAATGAATTCATAAAAACTGGAATTCAAAATGTCTTCGATTCCTTGGGTGAAATCAATGTTCAGCCCGAGTTTGACCCATCTGGAAACGAAACTGTAAGGAGATGCGCCACAGTCAAACTCGGAAAAGTCAACCTAGAGAGACCAAGGTTTTGGGCCGGTGAAAATTTCTCAACTGAAACTGGTACAGAGTACCTTATCCTCTTGCCCAAACACGCTCGCCTTCAAAATATTACCTATTCATCCAGAATGAGTGTTCAACTTCAATATCAG GTATATACTCAAGAGATGGATAAAAGCGGGATCCCGGAGACTGAAcaagaacatgtttcaaataagATTATATTGGAAGATAATCGAGAAATCACAATTGGCAGGTTACCGGTGATGGTCAAATCTGACTTATGCTGGATGAGTGATATGAAAAAAGGCGATTGCGATTTCGACTACGGAGGTTATTTCTTAATCAAGGGGGCGGAGAAAACGTTTATCGCGCAAGAGAAGACTTGTTTGAAAAGACTTTGGTTGGTCAACAATCCAATCTGGACGGTCAAGTACCGGTCGGTAATCGGAAAAGAAAGGGTCTATGTTAAACTAGTGGACTCTCGTATTAGAGGTGGCGGAAAAGTAATTACGGTGTTTTTGTTTAGCTCGATAGAGATCCCGATATGGCTGTTATTCTTTGCTCTTGGAGTAACCTCAGACAAAGAGGTGATCGATTTGATCGATACTGATTGTAAAGATAATACGATAGTTAATACACTTCTTGCATCTATATATGCTGCTGACCAAAAGTCAAAGGACTTCAGAAACGAAGGAAAGGCGTTTAGTATTCTTTCAAACGAGCTTAAAGAAAAATGGACGTATACACCTAAACAAGCCTTCAAAGACTGCATAGAAGAAACGTTATTTCCCAAACTACGTGGGTTTAATCGAAAAGCTCGGTTTTTGGGTTATATGGTCAAATGTCTGTTAGAAGCTTACACGGGTCGTAGGAAAGTTGACGATAGAGATAGTTTTAGAAGCAAGAGGGTGGAATTAGCTGGTGAGTTACTTGAACGAGAAGTTAGGGTTCACTTGAAACATGCTGTTAGGCGAATGACAAAGGCTTTGCAAAGAGACCTTTACGGAGAACGCCCTTTACACCCGATTGAGCACTACTTGGATGCGTCTGTTGTTACTAATGGACTTTCGCGGGCTTTTTCTACTGGTGCTTGGGTACATCCGTATAAACGTATGGAAAGAATCTCGGGTGTGGTGGCACATCTTAGACGAGCTAATCCTACGCAGATGATGGCTGATATGAGGAGAACTCGTCAACAGGTTCAGTATACGGGCCGGGTTGGTGATGCTAGATACCC GCATCCGTCACACTGGGGAAGAGTCTGTTATATGACCACACCAGATGGGGAAAACTGTGGGTTGGTAAAAAATTTGGCGAGTACAGGTATTGTGAGCGTAAACATCCAAGTGAATCTGCTTGATATGCTGATGAAGTCCGGAATGGAAGAACTGGTTGATGACAATTCAATATCAATTGGTAAAAAACACAAAGTTTTTGTTAACGGAGACTGGGTTGGAATATGCGCTAATGCTGCTTCACTTGTTGCCGATTTCAGAAGCAAAAGGCGTAAAAAGGAAGTGCATCATCAG GTGGAGATTAAACTAGATGATAAGAATGGAGAGGTGCGTATATTCTCTGATGCCGGAAGGATTATGCGTCCGCTTTTATTAGTTGAGGGTTTAAAAAACATTAAGTTACTTGAATCGGGAGATTATTCTTTTCAAAGTCTTATCGACAATGGAATTGTTGAACTCATTGGAAGCGAAGAGGAAGAAGATTGTTACACAGCGTGGGGAATCAAGCACCTTTTTCACAATACCGAAACGAATGCACCTAAATACACACATTGTGAGCTTGATATGTCGTTTCTCCTAAGTTTTAGCTGCGGAATAATCCCGTTCGCAAATCATGACCATGCAAAACGAGTCCTGTTCCAATCGCAAAAACACTCTCAACAAGCCATCGGATATTCAACCACAAATCCAAACATTCGAGTTGATACGCTCGCTCATAATCTGTTTTATCCCCAAAAACCGCTTTTCAAGACGGTTCTTTCTGATTGTCTTGGAACACCAAAATATAGTAATGGTCAAGGATTGCAGTCAAGAGATGAATATTACAACGGTCAATGTGCCATTGTTGCCGTAAATGTCCACCTTGGTTACAACCAAGAGGATTCATTAGTAATGAACCGTGCGTCATTAGAACGCGGTATGTTTAGATCGGAACATGTTAGAAGCTACAAAGCGGAAATTTATAACACGGAATCTTTCGGGAAAAAGGCCAAGTTTGAAGATAATATAGTTTTTGGGAAAGTTCAAAGTAAAATTGGCCGTGTTGATAAACTAGAGGAAGATGGGTTTCCGTACGTTGGTGCTCGTTTAGAAAGTGGTGATATTGTTATAGGAAAACATGCGGAATCTGGGGGAGATCATAGCATTAAACTGAAACATGGTGAAAAAGGATCGGTCCAGAAAGTTGTTATATCTGCTAACGACGATGGTAAAAACTTTGCTACTGTATCTTTGAGACAG GTACGTTCACCAAGTCTCGGAGATAAGTTTTCAAGCATGCATGGACAAAAGGGCGTTTTGGGGTATTTGGAGTCTCAGGAGAACTTTCCTTTCACTATACAAGGAATAGTACCCGACGTCGTAATAAACCCGCATGCGTTTCCATCGAGGCAAACGCCAGGTCAGCTTCTGGAAGCTGCATTGGGTAAGGGAATTGCGTTAGGTGGCTCTATGAGATACGCCACGCCTTTCTCGACCCCCTCTGTTGAGGACATAACCAACCAACTTCACAG GTGTGGATTTTCAAGATGGGGAAATGAGAGAGTTTACAACGGGCGAACGGGTGAAATGGTCGAGTCACTAGTGTTCATGGGCCCCACATTTTACCAGAAGCTTGTCCACATGTCTGAGGACAAGGTCAAATTCCGTAACATCGGGCCAGTACATCCTCTCACACGGCAACCGGTGGCGGACCGCAAGCGGTTTGGTGGGGTGAAAATTGGGGAGATGGAGCGGGACTGCATCATAGCTCATGGTGCAACGGCCAACTTGTATGAGCGTCTTTATACGCTCTGTGATGCTTCACATATGCATATCTGTAGGAAATGCAACAACATGGCAAGTGTAATCCAGAGGTCGGTCCCACGTGGACCCAAGATTCGTGGGCCCTACTGTCGGTTTTGTGAGTCGGTTGAAGACGTTGTGAAGGTGAATGTGCCATATGGGGCCAAGCTAATTTGCCAGGAGCTTTTTAGTATGGGAATTGCTATCTCGTTCGAATCAGAGCTTTGCTGA